One Micromonospora sp. WMMD812 genomic window carries:
- a CDS encoding LysR family transcriptional regulator has translation MGAHLDWRAYDPVVFDSRHIRTFHEVVRTQSYSAAAQALGYTQPAITQQMKALEREVGTPLFTRVGRRLRLTEAGETLARHTDSILDSMSVAREQMAAIARLRTGRVRVCAFPSANATLVPEAMALLAVDHPGIRVELLEDEPPDSLRRVVQGETDLTLAFTYPGLHEEVPEELVEVPLLEDQLTVLLPAGHPMARRRAVRLADLAEERWIAGCLRCRTNFLHECAQLGFTPDIVFTTDDNLAVQSLVAQGLGVAMMPGLTLSFLRRDKVRGRPLSPASRRRVSAYVLREHLRIPATARVLEALAAVSRRRADLAG, from the coding sequence GTGGGCGCGCACCTCGACTGGCGCGCCTATGATCCGGTGGTGTTCGATTCGCGCCATATCAGGACGTTTCACGAGGTGGTTCGGACCCAGTCGTACTCGGCGGCGGCGCAGGCCCTGGGATACACCCAACCCGCGATCACCCAGCAGATGAAGGCCCTGGAGCGCGAGGTCGGCACGCCGCTGTTCACCCGGGTCGGGCGGCGGCTGCGGCTGACCGAGGCCGGTGAGACGCTGGCGCGCCACACGGACAGCATCCTCGACAGCATGTCCGTGGCACGGGAACAGATGGCCGCGATAGCCCGGCTGCGTACCGGCCGGGTTCGCGTGTGCGCGTTTCCCAGCGCCAACGCGACGCTGGTCCCCGAGGCCATGGCGCTGCTGGCCGTCGACCATCCGGGGATCCGGGTGGAGCTGCTCGAGGACGAGCCGCCCGACTCGCTCCGTCGGGTGGTGCAGGGCGAGACCGACCTCACGCTGGCCTTCACCTATCCCGGGCTCCACGAGGAGGTGCCGGAGGAACTGGTCGAGGTCCCGCTGCTGGAGGACCAACTCACGGTCCTGCTGCCGGCCGGCCATCCGATGGCAAGGCGCCGCGCGGTGAGGCTCGCCGATCTCGCCGAGGAGCGCTGGATCGCGGGTTGCCTGCGATGCCGGACGAACTTCCTGCACGAATGCGCCCAACTCGGGTTCACGCCCGACATCGTGTTCACCACCGACGACAACCTCGCGGTGCAGTCGCTGGTCGCGCAGGGCCTCGGCGTCGCGATGATGCCCGGGCTCACCCTCTCCTTCCTCCGCCGGGACAAGGTCCGGGGGCGTCCCCTCTCGCCTGCCTCGCGACGCCGGGTGTCCGCCTACGTCCTGCGCGAGCACCTGCGCATCCCCGCCACCGCCCGGGTGCTGGAGGCGCTCGCGGCGGTGTCCCGACGACGGGCCGACCTCGCCGGGTGA
- a CDS encoding cysteine dioxygenase family protein, whose protein sequence is MTTPAPVVAATTRRLAQLVEEVRDVVDRGLPPDLTAYLVGERLAPHLGASDLLTPQQYEGDPDHYRQHLLHAERDGAFSIVALVWLPGQRTAIHDHVAWCVTGVHQGEEHERRFRLVSDGTAARLVATQDVVNRQGEVCGFAPPGDIHRVWNGGDGKAVSLHIYGADISRLGSSVRRVYEQRTDES, encoded by the coding sequence ATGACCACTCCGGCCCCGGTCGTCGCCGCCACCACCCGTCGCCTCGCCCAGCTGGTCGAGGAGGTGCGGGACGTGGTGGACCGCGGGCTGCCGCCGGACCTGACCGCGTACCTGGTGGGGGAGCGACTCGCCCCGCACCTGGGCGCGTCCGACCTGCTCACACCGCAGCAGTACGAAGGTGACCCGGACCACTACCGGCAGCACCTCTTGCACGCGGAGCGTGACGGCGCGTTCTCGATCGTGGCGCTGGTCTGGCTCCCCGGGCAGCGCACCGCGATCCACGACCACGTCGCCTGGTGCGTCACCGGGGTGCACCAGGGCGAGGAGCACGAGCGGCGCTTCCGCCTGGTCTCCGACGGCACCGCCGCCCGGCTCGTCGCGACGCAGGACGTCGTCAACCGGCAGGGCGAGGTGTGCGGCTTCGCCCCGCCCGGCGACATCCACCGGGTCTGGAACGGGGGCGACGGCAAGGCCGTGTCCCTGCACATCTACGGAGCGGACATCTCCCGCCTCGGGTCCAGTGTCCGCCGGGTGTACGAGCAGCGGACCGACGAGTCGTGA